In a single window of the Melanotaenia boesemani isolate fMelBoe1 chromosome 22, fMelBoe1.pri, whole genome shotgun sequence genome:
- the LOC121634096 gene encoding zinc finger MYM-type protein 1-like, which produces MKRKGSIYSFFTPKRKAREIDNELSEADIGDEVEGQREDEDEVEGERGDVEGERDDKHEVEVEGEDKDELEGEREEQQKRNIDDQGQEEVGEHLEEGKHHQKEKAKKQQSERERTVPEPSPATFSRAGPHDVSKSRCEVPTQPKRESFPKTLQGGARRSFRSEWYQANPWLEYSQSKDAAYCFACRHFSLPDTPKTVFTSFDGYRNWKKATMKDSGFASHARSECHINAMFAWTENKKNMDKNSSMFGRMDEQKKKQVAENQHYIKTLAEILVLTVTENIAQRGHRESQDSEQKGVFLSMLDLLGNHDPIIKKRLEQHAKNAKYTSKTIQNEILECLAAMVKETIIQEVKTSKQFSVIVDETKDVQKKEQMSFVLRYYYNGMVHESFLEFDVAEHLDAAALSCKIINFLERHGLQYKKNLVGQGYDGAAVMRGAHAGVQAKIKEVAKHAFYVHCSAHCLNLVIVDTVKSVPDAGNFFSLLERLYVFISGSYVHNKWLEVQREMFDGAPRELQQLSDTRWACRHIACRSVMDRLPAVVQVLEEIGSENHPQRAVEARGILAQIDLNFAGSLVLFRKVLSDSKFLSDMLQSKTVDYAKAVELIEALKETLVTYRSQTSFDEMWTEILDLCKQSNIDITQRKSKRPRQTTKVLQGSVINSTLGQHVVPDSKDTFCVSVYYPVLDNMIEEIGRRFSNTNCNIMQGVQALNPSSPTFLTEEAVLLLANAYGSNIEDLKHELHQTKRVLDRKKGEKESPTTLMEFTQFLDPYQDVFFELFRLCKIAVVLPVSSASCERSFSSLRLIKTYLRSTMTEKRLSNLAVLSIESKRTKELDLDKFVKRFAEQHGNRRIQLL; this is translated from the exons atgaagagaaaaggaaGTATATACAGTTTTTTCACACCAAAGAGGAAGGCCAGAGAAATAGACAATGAACTGAGCGAGGCAGACATAGGAGATGAGGTGGAAGGCCAgagagaggatgaagatgaggtgGAAGGTGAGAGAGGAGACGTTGAAGGAGAAAGAGATGACAAGCATGAGGTGGAAGTGGAGGGTGAAGATAAAGATGAGctggagggagagagagaagagcAACAAAAACGTAACATAGATGACCAGGGACAGGAGGAGGTGGGAGAACATTTGGAGGAAGGAAAGCACCaccaaaaagagaaagcaaagaaacagcAAAGTGAAAGGGAAAGAACAGTGCCTGAGCCATCACCAGCAACCTTCAGTAGAGCTGGTCCACATG ATGTATCTAAGTCCAGATGTGAAGTACCAACACAGCCAAAGAGAGAGAGTTTCCCAAAGACTCTCCAGGGAGGAGCCAGGAGAAGCTTCCGGAGTGAGTGGTACCAAGCTAACCCTTGGTTAGAGTATTCTCAATCCAAGGATGCAGCCTACTGTTTTGCCTGTAGGCATTTTTCCCTCCCAGACACTCCCAAGACTGTGTTTACTTCATTTGATGGATATCGAAATTGGAAAAAAGCCACAATGAAAGACAGTGGTTTTGCTTCACATGCAAGATCTGAATGCCACATCAATGCAATGTTTGCatggacagaaaacaaaaaaaacatggataaaaacagctcaaTGTTTGGGAGAATggatgaacaaaaaaagaagcaggtGGCTGAAAATCAGCACTACATTAAAACACTTGCtgaaattttagttttaacagtCACAGAAAACATAGCGCAGAGGGGTCACAGGGAGTCTCAAGACTCAGAACAAAAGGGTGTTTTTCTGTCTATGCTAGACCTACTGGGTAACCATGACccaatcattaaaaaaagacttgaacaacatgcaaaaaatgcaaaatacacaagtaaaacaatacaaaatgaAATCCTTGAATGCCTGGCTGCAATGGTTAAGGAAACAATCATACAGGAGGTTAAAACGAGCAAGCAGTTTTCAGTTATTGTTGATGAAACTAAAGATGTTCAGAAAAAGGAGCAAATGTCATTTGTTTTGAGATATTATTATAATGGTATGGTTCATGAGAGTTTTTTGGAGTTTGATGTGGCAGAACACTTGGATGCTGCTGCCTTAAGCTGTAAGATTATTAACTTCCTTGAGAGGCATGGGCTGCAGTACAAGAAAAACCTTGTGGGCCAGGGCTATGATGGTGCAGCAGTGATGCGCGGGGCACATGCAGGTGTCcaagcaaaaataaaagaagtagcCAAACATGCCTTCTATGTTCACTGTAGTGCACACTGCTTAAACTTAGTTATAGTGGACACTGTAAAAAGTGTGCCAGATGCAGGAAACTTCTTTTCATTGTTGGAACGATTGTATGTATTCATTTCAGGGTCCTATGTACATAACAAATGGCTGGAAGTGCAGCGTGAGATGTTTGATGGTGCACCAAGGGAACTCCAACAGCTAAGTGATACACGTTGGGCATGTAGGCACATAGCATGTCGCAGTGTTATGGACAGGTTGCCTGCAGTAGTACAGGTTCTTGAAGAGATTGGATCTGAGAaccatccacaaagagcagttGAAGCAAGAGGGATACTGGCTCAGATAGATCTCAATTTTGCTGGCTCTCTTGTTCTTTTCAGAAAGGTCCTGAGTGACTCCAAATTTTTGTCAGACATGCTCCAGTCTAAAACAGTGGACTATGCTAAGGCTGTTGAGCTTATTGAAGCACTCAAAGAGACATTGGTGACATATCGTAGTCAAACCTCTTTTGATGAAATGTGGACTGAAATACTTGATTTATGTAAACAAAGTAACATTGATATAACTCAGAGAAAATCAAAGAGGCCAAGACAGACGACAAAGGTACTTCAGGGTAGTGTCATCAACTCCACCTTGGGGCAGCATGTAGTTCCAGATAGCAAAGATActttttgtgtctctgtgtatTATCCAGTTCTGGATAACATGATTGAAGAAATAGGAAGAAGATTTTCTAACACGAACTGTAACATCATGCAGGGTGTCCAGGCACTAAATCCATCCAGTCCAACTTTTTTGACAGAGGAGGCTGTCCTGTTATTAGCTAATGCTTATGGCTCAAATATAGAGGATCTCAAACACGAGTTACATCAGACGAAGAGAGTACTAGacagaaaaaagggggaaaaggaGAGTCCTACCACTCTGATGGAGTTTACCCAGTTTTTGGATCCATACCAGGATGTTTTTTTTGAGTTGTTCAGGCTGTGTAAAATAGCTGTTGTTTTGCCTGTATCCAGTGCATCCTGTGAACGGAGTTTTTCATCTCTAAGGCTCATAAAGACTTATTTGCGGTCTACTATGACAGAAAAGAGACTATCAAATTTGGCTGTACTCAGCATTGAATCAAAACGCACAAAAGAATTGGATCTCGATAAATTTGTAAAGCGTTTTGCTGAGCAGCATGGAAATCGCCGCATTCAGCTGTTATAA